The following is a genomic window from Strix uralensis isolate ZFMK-TIS-50842 chromosome 3, bStrUra1, whole genome shotgun sequence.
tgaagaaggagaaaaagaaagtgagcagctaaaaacaagctcagtggtagctgttgtttctgatattgtgaatggagaattgaaaacatcctcagaagtcCTACCGGCGGGAGACAAACTGGAGTCAACAGGGAAGTGTGAAATAGATgtcagaactgaaatatcctctgaagagagacctgaagcaGGGTCTTTGGCAATTGCAATTTCtagtgaacagcttaaaaaatctgaaggaagagaaggaaataaacgtgctccgctagagaaagaaacatttgatgaaagaacagaggaagcagaattgaaaatatcacccacagcagaagacatcacacaaggagaagctctggacacaaccacagagaagaaagaaagcaaagaacatgagacaaaactgactctgggtgctcctggattgaagtccttttctacttctgaatgctCAGTTGACACAGAGGACGATCAACAGTCTATCAAACCCACTGGTGAaggattacagggaaaaactagcagagttatgactgatactatcaaaccaggtgaaataaccacagaaataacgcctgaagaggcagctggaaagaggcctccagaaggtatcacaaatgaagctgaactgctgtcttctcaagaaaaaaataaactgcaaggcagccctttaaagaaactctttatgggtactggatttaaaaaactgtctggaaagaagcggaaaggcaaaagagaagaatctaagttaggggaacagggtgagccaattcagcacttaccagcttccccagatagcccagaggaacaaaaaggggagagttctgcttcttctcctgagcagatgaatgaaattccttctttggagaaaTCTGTAGACGGAATGcaggtcactgaaaatgaagacgcTGCTATTGCAGATGTGGCGCGCAAAAGAGAAAGTCTTACGCCCtgggcatcatttaaaaagatggtgaCTCCCAAGAAGCGTGTCAGAAGACCTTCTGcaagtgataaagaagaagaaattgataaGACAAAGAGTGTTGCAGTGTCTGCAACCGAAAATACTATTGATGAATatcagggagaattaaaagaagatgggatggaccagaaaccagagaaaagcacagaaaagcccaaaaaaaaggttggcacctctgtgttctgggaagcttttttatgtggaggttcttcaaagaaaagagccaggaaatcatcatcatcatcatctgatgaagacactgaacataagcttggtcgagaaagccaaaaaacagacgagtctggacagaacaaagaaacgGCAACAGGTGCAGTTCTTACTAGTTCTCAGGAGAGCGATCAAGGACGAGGGAATTCTTCCCCAGAACAAGCTGGAAGCCCATCCGAAGCGGAAGCTATTTCAACACGGGCACCATTTAAAAGGTTAGTCGCTCCAAGAAGgagatccaaaaccagaatggaagagagaacggAAGACTCTGTTGTGGGATCTAGCCTTGAGAATTCAATGTCGGACGGTGAGCCTGGAAAAGACGAATCATTCgttccatttagaaaactgatgcctgggcgtaggaagaaaaagtcagatggaaagccagcaccaagtcatcttaaacaagcaagagaagacatggcagaaacaactgaagaagatttggatattccagctgttgttcctttatctgaatacgaagcagcagagcaggagaaaatggaaggccAACAAGCGAAAGATGCTGAGGCGATGAGAGaacaaacctcagagaaggagagagcagaaaaattggaggagaCCCTAAGAGTTGAGCAAGCACATGAGGCACTGGTACATGCAGTTACTGTTGCccttgtggaaggggaaagggcggTTACCGGTACCGAAGCAAGGTCACCACCTTGGctatctgctgctctgacagagtgcattgagcaggcaaaagaaaaggaagagaaagaaactgagaaaacatttgaatCAGATGTTcctgtggaagaagcagtggtagctgctaagacagtgccagagatgagaaaggctgtaagtgatgacaccacagcaagtgagctagagctgacctcagaagcagtgacagctccGGAGGAGACGGCAGaagcttcctgcactgaagaaacaatggaagtgtcccttgctgaggagacagctgagatggtttctgctgtttcaccgTTGTTAGAAACCGCAGATCCTACAGAGGAAGTGACGCCTGTACAAGAAGTAGAGGCCGCTGAACAAAATTcgaaagaattagacaaacagacacaaaaagttcTTCATGAAGTTGTTGAAAGAGTAAAGTTAGCAGGTGTAGCACAGCTGGTTAGTGAAAGACCCGGGTCAGCAGCTATAATTACAACAGTACAAGGCATTgagtcagaagtgaaagctgacgCTAAAGATGGGAACACTGTAGGCCAGGAAACTGTTTTGCCTGGACAgtccttggaaaaaggagaacacaaggaggatggcctccagccccagggaagcgcAGGGAGCGTTCAGGGCCAAAACGGAGTCGAAGAGGGTGTTCTACCCGaaggttcagagagaaatgaagtacctgctgcagtgaaagaaagcacagaaggatgtgaaaatgtagatgtattgAGAGACGAAAGCCAGTGGCaggcatgtgaaaaagcagctgtagaagaccatgaagaaatacctgaagtggAGGGGACAGTAGAGGAATCTTCATCACACGACAGAGTTTCACAGCGTCAAAGCAGTCACTTCCAAGGAAGAGATATCTGTAAAGGAGGAGCCTTCAGAACCAGAGAAGCTGCCCATAACAGAATTGACAGTAGAGGAGACGAGCGACGAACGTATTCCGGAAGTAcagactgcagtgagtcttacacataacacaaaggttgatttgtcaaattaaaaaccagcacgtGTTAGATCTTATACCTAATTCAAAACCAGGTCGTGGCCATACTACTGTCAAGGAccttccttgtgcagcctgtggcaactgaagttaatttctggcgagacacacacacagatgtccagaagcagcagccactgaggctTGTGTGCAGAGTGAGGTGgatgcagttcctgcagaaatggagtaggagatggtgtgcattgctgaagcaattgccattagggctcctgcacagcacagtgtgacttAACGGATTATATGAACCCCTGAGATGCCTATGTGAGCCGTATGGCACCATACATAGTGGATGGTAGCTTCGGTTGTAGGCAGAGATACAATTGTAGCTGAagtacctctgcaaagggcagaaatgaaatgacaccactatggccagttttaaatgtgcggaaattattgtggctgatgttcttccctacctccccaccaccttcctggcttagtctttgtttcaagtgctgtcagctgtcccttgctttaggctgccctttgtttaatgagctgtgtgtcctgagaaactgaacacaagctAGAATCATGGTGACCCGCTAGTCTCTGTGTCATcacctcacactcttcccataacttgtttcttctctgtacagccacCCTCACTTTAATGGCCTTTGACTCGGCCTGGAGTTTCGGGGGATATTTCTGGGAGGTAGAAAATGTGGCTTCCAGTTCTCCTAGATACGCACTCATACGGCACGTGTTTAATGTGTGGGATTTAATCTGcaaacactcttcctctctaacaaagctctttttaaaatcctaaaggatGTGAGCGTTGCCTTCCGTGGTAAACCTGGAGTGCCTTATGTACCAAATCTCTTTGCACTTCGGTGAAATCTGAATCGGAAATGATAGGCACAGTTTCTCCCTAGGATATTTAACTGCACTTGCTTCACTAAGTCATGAGAcctttatctctgtctttgagacctgcctgggaaaataagatattcttgagagaataagttgtcactaataaagcttttttactgtcgtctgtctttcagatgtgctaaGCATCCACGTGACATTTGGAGAGATGCCAGTCCTAGAGAACAACTGACAACCCTGCGACAGAACCGGGAGCTTTATTCACTACCCTTTATTCTTAGATGTTaagacagttttgttatttctattaaaaaaacccaatgccttCAACGTTGGCTATATCCACACATTTGTTCCATTCGAAGGTCATTTGCCTCTGCCCCAAATACACCACTTAGACTGGAGATGCACAACCGAATGGATGGACAGACCACTACAATTTGTACCACAGTTATTGTCGTCCCCTCACTTCAtgtgtgtcctgtctgtcccatctccttgaatcccttcactcatccctgaatcccccccccccttctctccgcaGTCTTCCTTACCCCCCACATCTTCCGTAGCTGCCTCGATTTGACCTACGAGTGGCTGTAGATGCTGCTTGacttgtgtgtgagggggaagagaagggctgactGATGGGAACACATGAGAGACTTCTGGCCCAGTGGCAGATGTGGctttatcaaacagcaggaactggatcacgcacaaattcttgagcaagacgctcaagattgctgctggggtataCTCCTGACGGCACTGAAAATCCAGAGGTGCTTGTGATTTATGTTCACAGACCTTGGACTTCAGACATTAAATTTTTCTAGCCGTCTACATGCTACGGGTAAGGATGTTTAGCGGCATTTGTATCTCAAAAGGCTTGCATAGATTCATGCCTGAACTCATTTTGTCAAGCTACACGTTTACTTTCTTATCTCAGCTAAGATGCTAAATC
Proteins encoded in this region:
- the LOC141941632 gene encoding LOW QUALITY PROTEIN: A-kinase anchor protein 12-like (The sequence of the model RefSeq protein was modified relative to this genomic sequence to represent the inferred CDS: inserted 2 bases in 1 codon); the encoded protein is MPQLGQTEHSSATLKEDTETMEASPSDSSTKDGVVDAEKEDAHTVEQLPSLEEDAEDHASEPQSYDLGFKKVFKFWAFRFTVKKTRKSEPADFQPVQLLTVKKQTQVPEGAGDQKEVGSEETAMPEDALSAEDNTKDTLKNEKTEDESPKTPEADEICSQSAALATDTASPLRKFFTRGWTRFGKKKRFRKPKEDELQSPTKEDGQEKEGATLITETSEKEEKSEFEEQDEERNVTEVTTEEHEKEQSEDEKQPSKRIVADTGVEASGKEELIKHDEQEQKEAVTAAVVKESAMEKKAGDDQERKLVEVSDDLGKKEEKTEEGEKESEQLKTSSVVAVVSDIVNGELKTSSEVLPAGDKLESTGKCEIDVRTEISSEERPEAGSLAIAISSEQLKKSEGREGNKRAPLEKETFDERTEEAELKISPTAEDITQGEALDTTTEKKESKEHETKLTLGAPGLKSFSTSECSVDTEDDQQSIKPTGEGLQGKTSRVMTDTIKPGEITTEITPEEAAGKRPPEGITNEAELLSSQEKNKLQGSPLKKLFMGTGFKKLSGKKRKGKREESKLGEQGEPIQHLPASPDSPEEQKGESSASSPEQMNEIPSLEKSVDGMQVTENEDAAIADVARKRESLTPWASFKKMVTPKKRVRRPSASDKEEEIDKTKSVAVSATENTIDEYQGELKEDGMDQKPEKSTEKPKKKVGTSVFWEAFLCGGSSKKRARKSSSSSSDEDTEHKLGRESQKTDESGQNKETATGAVLTSSQESDQGRGNSSPEQAGSPSEAEAISTRAPFKRLVAPRRRSKTRMEERTEDSVVGSSLENSMSDGEPGKDESFVPFRKLMPGRRKKKSDGKPAPSHLKQAREDMAETTEEDLDIPAVVPLSEYEAAEQEKMEGQQAKDAEAMREQTSEKERAEKLEETLRVEQAHEALVHAVTVALVEGERAVTGTEARSPPWLSAALTECIEQAKEKEEKETEKTFESDVPVEEAVVAAKTVPEMRKAVSDDTTASELELTSEAVTAPEETAEASCTEETMEVSLAEETAEMVSAVSPLLETADPTEEVTPVQEVEAAEQNSKELDKQTQKVLHEVVERVKLAGVAQLVSERPGSAAIITTVQGIESEVKADAKDGNTVGQETVLPGQSLEKGEHKEDGLQPQGSAGSVQGQNGVEEGVLPEGSERNEVPAAVKESTEGCENVDVLRDESQWQACEKAAVEDHEEIPEVEGTVEEXLHHTTEFHSVKAVTSKEEISVKEEPSEPEKLPITELTVEETSDERIPEVQTAMC